The region CTCCCTCATCGGGCCGGACCTCGCCTACACCAGGGCCGAGGCCGGAACGAAGGTCGTGTTCCACTCCCTGGCGACGGGTTCATACCTCCTGCTGGCCGAGGGGGAGAGCCGGCCGTCCGCCCGGCGCTCCGTCGAGATCAAGGAACTCCGCGCCACGGTGAGCGTCGCGGTGGACCTGCCGGCCGAGGCCGCGGTCGTGAGCGGCATCGTGCGCGACGCGCAAGGCAAGCCGCTCGCCGGTGCCCGCGTGGGGAACGGCGCCACCTGGCGCCTGACGGGTGCCGACGGCCAGTACGCGATCGCCGCGTCGCCGCTGGAGGTACACAAGACCGGCTTCGCCACGGCGACCGCGTCCGGTGGCGACGTGCGGCTCGCAGCCCGCCCCCTCTTCGTCTCGTTCGAGAACGACCCGTTCGGAGCGGATCGTTCGACCGCCTTCAAATCCGCCGCGAACAGGATGCGAGCCCTCGGCTGGACCGTGGGCAACAACCTCGAGACCGCGGATGTCCGGGTCGTGGCGGCGCCCGCCGCGACGATCGGCACTTCGGCCGACGCCCTGGGCCGCTTCGTCCGCGACGGCGGAAAGCTGGTCGTCACGGGCGACTGGGGCGGAGCGGGCGCGTTCTCGCCCTCGGCGCTGAACAAGGTCCTGCTCCCGCTCGGAGCCGCGATAGGCCAGGATCTGATCCGCCACGCAGGATCCTCGCCGGAGTGGCTACGCCTGGCTCCCGAGCAGCTTGCGGCCGGCCTCGCGCAAGACGTGCGAGCCGTCCTCCTCCCCTGGTCGGCCACCACCTGGGCGGTCCCGCCGTTCCAGGATCTCGCCGGGGCGCCCGGAGGGTCGTACCGCGTGCAGGCCGCCGCGGCGAGGGCGGTCGTCTCGGCGCGGGCGGTGGGTCCGGGCCTCGTGGTCGTCGTGGGCGACACG is a window of Candidatus Tanganyikabacteria bacterium DNA encoding:
- a CDS encoding carboxypeptidase regulatory-like domain-containing protein, with amino-acid sequence MAPRSLAALVGAVGALTGCMLFAGGPGPQERGLAAASPAPSASPDPGVSLLPAGSSDGPILARPRNGGRLEVDLAATAGRRDVVLSLIGPDLAYTRAEAGTKVVFHSLATGSYLLLAEGESRPSARRSVEIKELRATVSVAVDLPAEAAVVSGIVRDAQGKPLAGARVGNGATWRLTGADGQYAIAASPLEVHKTGFATATASGGDVRLAARPLFVSFENDPFGADRSTAFKSAANRMRALGWTVGNNLETADVRVVAAPAATIGTSADALGRFVRDGGKLVVTGDWGGAGAFSPSALNKVLLPLGAAIGQDLIRHAGSSPEWLRLAPEQLAAGLAQDVRAVLLPWSATTWAVPPFQDLAGAPGGSYRVQAAAARAVVSARAVGPGLVVVVGDTSAWLDPDGISREDNARFFENVLRH